Proteins from a genomic interval of Kitasatospora herbaricolor:
- a CDS encoding DNA gyrase/topoisomerase IV subunit B, which produces MSAGKNASAALLSGDDGSNYTARHLLVLEGLEAVRKRPGMYIGSTDSRGLMHCLWEIIDNSVDEALGGHCDRIEVVLHDDSSVEVRDNGRGIPVDVEPKTGLSGVEVVMTKLHAGGKFGGGSYAASGGLHGVGASVVNALSARLDVEVDRSGHTHAISFRRGTPGIFTELSPDAPFEPANGLTKARKVPKGRTGTRIRYWADRQIFLREAKLSLEGLHSRARQTAFLVPGLTIVVRDERLTESEKVEESTFRYDGGISEFCEFLAPDKPVCDVLRLHGEGTFKETVPVLDDLGHMTPTEVTRTLGVDIALRWGAGYDTTLRSFVNIIATPKGGTHVTGFERSLAKTVNEALRSSKLLRVAEDDVTKDDATEGLTAVVTVRLAEPQFEGQTKEVLGTSAANRIVAAVVAKELKNFLTSAKKDEKLQARAVLEKVVAAARTRVAARQHKEAQRRKTALETSSLPAKLADCRSDDVERSELFIVEGDSALGTAKLARNSEFQALLPIRGKILNVQKASVSDMLKNAECAAIIQVIGAGSGRTFEIDQARYGRVIFMADADVDGSHIRCLLLTLFQRYMRPMVEQGRVFAAVPPLHRIELTNPKRGQEKYHYTYSDAELRSTLLEFQRKGQRWKDPVQRYKGLGEMDADQLAETTMDPRHRTLRRINLGDLEQAERIFDLLMGNDVAPRKEFIVDSAATLDRSRIDA; this is translated from the coding sequence ATGAGCGCCGGGAAGAACGCCTCGGCCGCCCTGCTGTCCGGGGACGACGGGTCCAACTACACCGCTCGGCATCTGCTCGTCCTGGAGGGCCTGGAGGCGGTCCGCAAGCGCCCGGGCATGTACATCGGGTCGACGGACAGCCGTGGCCTCATGCACTGCCTGTGGGAGATCATCGACAACTCCGTCGACGAGGCCCTCGGCGGCCACTGCGACCGCATCGAGGTCGTCCTGCACGACGACTCCTCGGTGGAGGTCCGCGACAACGGCCGCGGCATCCCTGTCGACGTGGAGCCCAAGACCGGCCTGTCCGGCGTCGAGGTCGTGATGACCAAGCTGCACGCCGGCGGCAAGTTCGGCGGCGGCTCCTACGCGGCCTCCGGCGGCCTGCACGGCGTCGGCGCCTCGGTGGTCAACGCCCTGTCGGCCCGGCTGGACGTCGAGGTGGACCGCAGCGGCCACACCCACGCGATCAGCTTCCGCCGGGGCACCCCCGGCATCTTCACCGAGCTCAGCCCGGACGCGCCGTTCGAGCCCGCCAACGGCCTGACCAAGGCCCGCAAGGTCCCCAAGGGCCGCACCGGGACCAGGATCCGCTACTGGGCCGACCGGCAGATCTTCCTCCGGGAGGCGAAGCTGTCCCTCGAAGGCCTGCACAGCCGGGCCCGGCAGACCGCCTTCCTCGTCCCCGGTCTCACCATCGTGGTCCGTGACGAGCGCTTGACGGAGAGTGAGAAGGTCGAGGAGTCGACCTTCCGCTACGACGGCGGCATCAGCGAGTTCTGCGAGTTCCTCGCCCCCGACAAGCCGGTCTGCGACGTCCTGCGGCTGCACGGCGAGGGCACCTTCAAGGAGACCGTCCCCGTCCTGGACGACCTCGGCCACATGACCCCCACCGAGGTCACCCGCACGCTCGGGGTGGACATCGCGCTGCGCTGGGGCGCCGGCTACGACACCACCCTGCGCTCCTTCGTGAACATCATCGCGACCCCCAAGGGCGGCACCCACGTCACCGGCTTCGAGCGCTCGCTGGCCAAGACGGTCAACGAGGCGCTGCGTTCGTCGAAGCTGCTGCGGGTGGCGGAGGACGACGTCACCAAGGACGACGCCACCGAGGGCCTCACCGCGGTGGTGACGGTACGGCTGGCCGAGCCGCAGTTCGAGGGGCAGACCAAGGAGGTGCTCGGCACCTCGGCGGCCAACCGGATCGTCGCGGCGGTGGTGGCCAAGGAGCTGAAGAACTTCCTGACCTCCGCCAAGAAGGACGAGAAGCTCCAGGCCCGTGCCGTCCTGGAGAAGGTCGTCGCGGCGGCCCGCACCCGGGTCGCGGCCCGCCAGCACAAGGAGGCCCAGCGCCGCAAGACCGCGCTGGAGACCTCCTCGCTCCCCGCGAAGCTGGCCGACTGCCGCAGCGACGACGTCGAGCGCAGCGAACTCTTCATCGTCGAGGGCGACTCGGCCCTCGGCACCGCGAAGCTGGCCCGCAACTCCGAGTTCCAGGCCCTGCTGCCGATCCGCGGCAAGATCCTGAACGTCCAGAAGGCCTCGGTCTCGGACATGCTCAAGAACGCCGAGTGCGCCGCCATCATCCAGGTCATAGGAGCGGGCTCGGGGCGCACCTTCGAGATCGACCAGGCCCGTTACGGCCGGGTCATCTTCATGGCCGACGCCGATGTCGACGGTTCGCACATCCGCTGCCTGCTGCTGACGCTCTTCCAGCGCTACATGCGGCCGATGGTCGAGCAGGGCCGGGTCTTCGCGGCCGTCCCGCCGCTGCACCGGATCGAGCTCACCAACCCCAAGCGCGGGCAGGAGAAGTACCACTACACCTACTCCGACGCCGAACTGCGCAGCACTCTGCTGGAGTTCCAGCGCAAGGGGCAGCGTTGGAAGGACCCGGTCCAGCGCTACAAGGGCCTCGGTGAGATGGACGCCGACCAGCTGGCGGAGACCACCATGGACCCGCGCCACCGCACCCTGCGCCGGATCAACCTCGGCGACCTGGAGCAGGCGGAGCGGATCTTCGACCTGCTGATGGGCAACGACGTCGCCCCGCGCAAGGAGTTCATCGTGGACTCCGCGGCCACCCTGGACCGCTCCCGGATCGACGCCTGA
- a CDS encoding DUF7455 domain-containing protein, with protein MTTVLTPASPLTAADRCDRCGAQAYLRVVLASGGELLFCAHHGRKFEPELKKIAVEIQDESGRLTTTATATASDDER; from the coding sequence GTGACTACTGTTCTGACACCTGCGAGCCCGCTGACCGCGGCAGACCGCTGCGACCGCTGCGGCGCCCAGGCTTACCTGCGCGTCGTACTCGCGAGCGGCGGAGAGCTGCTCTTCTGCGCCCACCACGGGCGGAAGTTCGAGCCTGAGCTCAAGAAGATCGCCGTCGAGATACAGGACGAGAGCGGTCGTCTCACGACCACGGCAACCGCCACGGCTTCCGACGACGAGCGCTGA
- a CDS encoding S1 family peptidase: protein MLPNPDMRDAQPDTTAAEGTVSDEPVGARPRRRRRTALLALLVALPAPLVAAGQPASAEPHRRIVGGTATVTGEHPWVVALSSRQQFGAGRSGQFCGGALVTPTKVVTAAHCFYDEIKGRRVDRPGLRVLVGRDDLRGSAGREVEVENIWLHPDYSFVANMNDVAVLTLAAPQTDRPVIDLVGQGETEPYAVGTRAQVYGWGDTVGDGHYSSTLRGVEVPIVADETCAHAYPGGPDGHFDARGMVCAGEAEGGRDACQGDSGGPLVVAGRLAGLVSWGTGCAEAAHPGVYTRIGAVADAVRGRL, encoded by the coding sequence GTGCTGCCCAACCCGGACATGCGGGACGCCCAGCCGGACACCACCGCAGCGGAGGGCACGGTGTCGGACGAGCCGGTGGGTGCGCGCCCGCGCCGGCGCCGCCGGACGGCCCTGCTGGCTCTGCTGGTCGCCCTGCCGGCGCCGCTGGTCGCCGCGGGGCAGCCCGCCTCGGCCGAGCCGCACCGTCGGATCGTCGGCGGAACGGCCACCGTGACCGGGGAGCACCCCTGGGTGGTGGCGCTGTCCAGCCGGCAGCAGTTCGGGGCCGGCCGCTCGGGCCAGTTCTGCGGCGGAGCCCTGGTCACCCCCACCAAGGTGGTGACGGCCGCGCACTGCTTCTACGACGAGATCAAGGGCCGCCGGGTGGACCGCCCGGGGCTGCGGGTCCTGGTCGGCCGGGACGACCTGCGGGGCTCGGCGGGCCGGGAGGTGGAGGTCGAGAACATCTGGCTCCATCCCGACTACTCCTTCGTCGCCAACATGAACGACGTCGCGGTGCTCACGCTCGCCGCACCGCAGACCGACCGGCCGGTGATCGATCTGGTCGGCCAGGGCGAGACGGAGCCGTACGCCGTCGGCACCCGTGCCCAGGTCTACGGCTGGGGCGACACGGTCGGGGACGGTCACTACTCGTCCACGCTCCGTGGCGTGGAGGTCCCGATCGTGGCGGACGAGACCTGCGCCCACGCCTATCCGGGCGGCCCGGACGGGCACTTCGACGCCCGCGGCATGGTGTGCGCAGGTGAGGCCGAAGGGGGCCGGGACGCCTGCCAGGGCGACAGCGGCGGTCCGCTGGTGGTCGCCGGACGACTGGCGGGCCTGGTGTCCTGGGGCACAGGCTGCGCGGAGGCGGCCCATCCGGGCGTCTACACCAGGATCGGCGCGGTGGCCGACGCGGTGCGCGGCCGTCTGTGA
- a CDS encoding DUF1453 family protein, which translates to MSGLVNILVIIAVLALVVRRQLCPQRIDTERRFWVVPAVLAVIALRDPDLLDPGHRAGAVALLAGSLLVVAAMGTAWGWTVRISREPDGGVWVRGTRATAAAWGGMIAARLGLFGLAAALHIHQSTDALLLSLAVLLLVRGAVVNWRARDLEPVRGVPTVG; encoded by the coding sequence ATGAGCGGCCTCGTCAACATCCTCGTGATCATCGCGGTGCTCGCCCTGGTGGTCCGCCGCCAGCTGTGCCCGCAGCGGATCGACACCGAGCGCCGCTTCTGGGTGGTGCCCGCGGTACTGGCGGTGATCGCCCTGCGCGACCCGGACCTGCTGGACCCGGGCCACCGGGCCGGGGCGGTCGCCCTGCTGGCCGGGTCGCTGCTGGTGGTGGCGGCGATGGGCACGGCCTGGGGCTGGACCGTCCGGATCAGCCGGGAGCCCGACGGGGGCGTCTGGGTGCGCGGCACCAGGGCCACGGCGGCCGCCTGGGGCGGCATGATCGCCGCCCGGCTGGGCCTGTTCGGTCTCGCGGCGGCCCTGCACATCCACCAGAGCACCGACGCGCTGCTGCTCAGCCTCGCCGTCCTGCTGCTGGTCAGGGGCGCCGTGGTGAACTGGAGGGCGCGCGACCTGGAGCCCGTCCGGGGCGTGCCGACGGTGGGCTGA
- a CDS encoding sensor histidine kinase, whose translation MPPQTWTRWPAREGPAGEPSTPARRALSLIGRGVLVGVLVWGTFAPGDQHGWGVAVAALGLVAALAQAAAFLRAGRERWLRSSLTLAATLLATAWAADLGQAHLLANFLRCGLGLTALIRLPLVAALPVAALSLGSYALASGDGWPAVSATVGGLALFGYLLRLDGEARGAAVRLLRQERAARAAEAESAALAERARIAREIHDVLAHSLSAQLVHLEAARLMLDAGADRARVRERVVAARRMARDGLTETRQALSALRGEFTPVGEYLVGLAEGERAGLTVTGTPRPLAAEAGLAVRRTAQEALTNVRKHAAGARCTLELRYLEGVVELEVRNAAARAARAEQRAGQAPGAAPGAGAEEGAGARVEPVAGLAESGSGYGLLGMRERAELLGGTLLAGPDEGGWRVLLRTPG comes from the coding sequence TTGCCCCCGCAGACCTGGACCCGCTGGCCGGCCCGCGAGGGGCCGGCCGGGGAGCCGTCGACGCCCGCCCGCCGGGCGCTCTCGCTGATCGGCCGGGGGGTCCTGGTCGGGGTGCTGGTCTGGGGCACCTTCGCACCCGGCGACCAGCACGGGTGGGGGGTGGCCGTCGCCGCTCTCGGCCTGGTCGCGGCGCTCGCCCAGGCCGCCGCCTTCCTGCGGGCCGGCCGCGAGCGGTGGCTGCGGTCCTCGCTGACGCTGGCGGCGACCCTCCTGGCCACCGCGTGGGCGGCCGATCTCGGGCAGGCCCACCTGCTGGCGAACTTCCTCCGGTGCGGTCTCGGGCTGACCGCCCTGATCCGGCTGCCGCTGGTGGCCGCCCTGCCGGTGGCGGCGCTGAGCCTCGGCTCCTACGCGCTCGCGAGCGGGGACGGCTGGCCGGCCGTCTCGGCCACGGTCGGCGGCCTCGCGCTGTTCGGCTACCTGCTGCGACTGGACGGCGAGGCCCGGGGCGCCGCCGTCCGGCTGCTCAGGCAGGAGCGCGCGGCGCGGGCGGCCGAGGCGGAGAGCGCCGCGCTCGCCGAGCGGGCCAGGATCGCCCGGGAGATCCACGACGTGCTGGCGCACAGCCTCTCCGCGCAGCTCGTGCACCTGGAGGCGGCCCGGTTGATGCTGGACGCCGGCGCGGACCGGGCCCGGGTGCGGGAGCGGGTGGTGGCCGCCCGGCGGATGGCCCGGGACGGGCTGACCGAGACCAGGCAGGCGCTCTCCGCGCTGCGCGGGGAGTTCACGCCGGTCGGCGAGTACCTGGTCGGGCTGGCCGAGGGGGAGCGCGCCGGACTCACCGTCACGGGCACGCCCCGGCCGCTCGCCGCGGAGGCCGGCCTGGCGGTGCGCCGTACGGCGCAGGAGGCGCTCACCAACGTCCGCAAGCACGCGGCCGGTGCCCGGTGCACCCTCGAACTGCGCTATCTGGAGGGCGTGGTGGAGCTGGAGGTCCGCAACGCGGCGGCCCGCGCGGCGCGCGCCGAGCAGCGCGCGGGCCAGGCCCCGGGAGCGGCTCCCGGAGCGGGCGCGGAGGAGGGTGCCGGGGCGCGCGTCGAGCCGGTCGCCGGGCTGGCGGAGAGCGGCAGCGGGTACGGTCTGCTGGGGATGCGCGAACGCGCCGAACTGCTCGGCGGCACCCTGCTGGCGGGCCCCGACGAGGGAGGATGGCGCGTGCTGCTGCGGACGCCCGGATGA